The following proteins are encoded in a genomic region of Anaerolineae bacterium:
- a CDS encoding MBL fold metallo-hydrolase: MRRERVSDDIYVFTSSLYAQVTASAVVTWEGIVVIDTLPYPVETLEMLECLNSLGQGPIRYLVNTHWHGDHTYGNYLFDDSIQLVCHERCQQLLRQEGPRILHEARETTPLLEEVELRVPDITFDEGQLVLHVGNKSIEITLTPGHTMDSTVAYVREDKVLLAADTMMPVPYFVWGDRHIFKESLNYLKEYNLESIVQGHGEVLLRGEIPGAIDSSIRYLDVLEEKVAKVVEKGASRQALDRLTIESCGKSRIPLNGLVQDLHRANAYALYDELAGAK, from the coding sequence GTGCGACGCGAGCGCGTGTCTGACGATATTTACGTTTTTACCAGTAGCCTTTACGCTCAAGTAACGGCCTCGGCGGTGGTTACCTGGGAAGGAATTGTGGTGATTGACACCTTGCCCTATCCCGTGGAAACACTTGAGATGTTAGAATGTTTAAATAGCTTAGGCCAAGGCCCGATAAGATACCTGGTCAATACCCACTGGCATGGCGACCACACCTACGGCAATTATTTGTTTGATGATTCTATCCAACTGGTGTGTCATGAAAGATGCCAGCAGTTATTGCGCCAGGAAGGCCCGCGGATTTTGCACGAGGCGCGGGAAACAACGCCCCTGCTGGAAGAGGTTGAATTGCGAGTGCCCGACATTACGTTTGACGAGGGCCAATTGGTGCTGCACGTGGGCAACAAATCTATTGAAATAACCCTGACCCCCGGCCACACCATGGATTCAACCGTGGCCTACGTGCGCGAGGATAAAGTTTTGTTGGCCGCCGACACCATGATGCCGGTGCCTTATTTTGTTTGGGGAGACCGGCATATCTTTAAAGAATCGCTGAACTACTTAAAGGAATACAACCTGGAAAGCATTGTGCAGGGGCATGGCGAAGTGTTGCTGCGCGGCGAAATTCCGGGCGCCATTGATTCCAGTATTCGCTACCTGGATGTTTTAGAAGAAAAAGTGGCCAAAGTGGTTGAAAAGGGGGCCAGCCGGCAAGCCCTGGACCGCCTGACCATTGAGAGTTGCGGCAAGAGCCGCATTCCCCTCAACGGCCTGGTGCAAGATTTGCACCGGGCCAATGCCTATGCTTTGTACGACGAGCTGGCAGGCGCAAAGTGA
- a CDS encoding N-acetylmuramoyl-L-alanine amidase, with product MRFLLKTYVNQKRIMGIGTLLLALLATWLFSLPQPRASAQDGRVTHASANGDSNIISQQMVLAAGEFAETGTRDNVQVTAEGLTLAEGAGTGVYISEAIHSPLDFTTDIGPAWLADLPAGTSVLVETRLSSDGQSWGDWSAVPVEYYPVRQAEYGGVLIWANQPEVYVQFKLVLQAAANGPSPLFRRLTLFFNDTSQGPGTAAAVAQAQRENTGPASLTCPAKPLVIPRTAWGCPSGGNSPYWPPAYQPVTHVVINHTATPNSADDWAKVVRSIWHYHAYVLGWGDVGYQYLIDPLGNIYEGRAGGDDVIGAFDGYNRGAMGLGYIGCYGNCDYLGIANAQPSPAMLSAGNALMAWKVDQEELDPFGNGQYCYQTLPNIVSRSAVTCRGGSLSPGDYLDARAPEMRQAVADIIANCQEVTPTPGVTVIITIEPTTPTPTPTPTGQTPSPTATPSPTPTGGTLTPTATPSPSPTPTIGTPTSTATPSLTLTPTNTPSPTPTGPAVGLSPALLQVGLEGTGQTRVEVTNISDLYGVDFRLTYDPAVVEVVDADPNTDGVQVGVGEIFQEVESFVLKNEAGDGVINFVATRQGPAPVFSGTGELVEITWRGKTEGETPLEFSQVKVSNPDGLPLSVAVQNGQIEVVLQIVMRGWIEFRDANDSFRWGWGDPPPEIGQADGQFEVVIDPTTGAYVLTVTVPGYLTVVIKGQDFTDLSDIDLDDIILIGGEVTGDDLIDVFDLTFIGSRYGGSEATADINRDGITDIFDLTLAASNYGQQGPVTVGLELE from the coding sequence ATGAGATTTTTATTAAAAACTTATGTTAACCAAAAACGAATAATGGGGATAGGAACGTTACTGCTGGCCTTGCTGGCCACCTGGCTCTTTAGCCTGCCCCAACCGCGTGCTTCGGCTCAGGATGGCCGGGTTACTCACGCTTCGGCAAATGGCGATTCAAACATCATTTCCCAACAAATGGTTTTGGCTGCTGGCGAATTTGCTGAGACCGGCACGAGGGACAATGTGCAAGTTACGGCTGAAGGTTTGACCTTGGCCGAAGGGGCCGGTACCGGCGTTTACATTTCCGAGGCCATTCATTCGCCCCTGGACTTTACCACCGACATTGGCCCGGCTTGGTTGGCCGACCTCCCGGCCGGGACATCGGTTTTGGTGGAAACGCGTTTGAGCAGTGACGGCCAAAGCTGGGGCGACTGGTCAGCCGTGCCGGTGGAATATTATCCCGTGCGCCAGGCTGAATACGGTGGCGTGTTGATTTGGGCTAACCAGCCCGAGGTTTACGTCCAGTTCAAGCTGGTGTTGCAGGCTGCCGCAAATGGCCCGTCGCCTCTCTTTCGCCGGCTGACCTTATTCTTCAACGATACCAGTCAAGGCCCCGGCACCGCAGCCGCCGTAGCCCAAGCCCAACGCGAAAATACCGGGCCGGCTTCTTTAACCTGCCCGGCCAAACCCCTGGTCATTCCACGCACTGCCTGGGGCTGCCCGTCCGGTGGGAATAGCCCCTATTGGCCGCCGGCCTACCAGCCGGTGACGCACGTTGTCATCAACCATACGGCCACGCCCAATTCCGCCGATGATTGGGCCAAAGTGGTACGCTCGATCTGGCATTACCACGCCTATGTGCTTGGTTGGGGAGACGTGGGGTATCAATATCTCATTGACCCCCTGGGCAATATTTACGAGGGCCGGGCCGGCGGCGACGACGTGATTGGCGCGTTTGATGGTTATAATCGCGGCGCAATGGGCCTGGGCTACATTGGCTGTTACGGCAATTGTGATTATCTGGGCATCGCCAATGCGCAGCCTTCACCGGCCATGCTGTCAGCCGGTAATGCGCTAATGGCCTGGAAAGTGGACCAGGAAGAGCTTGACCCCTTTGGCAACGGTCAATATTGTTATCAAACCTTGCCCAATATTGTCTCCCGCTCCGCCGTCACCTGCCGGGGTGGTTCGCTGTCGCCGGGGGACTACCTGGACGCCAGGGCGCCGGAGATGCGCCAGGCCGTGGCCGACATCATTGCGAACTGTCAGGAGGTTACACCCACTCCGGGCGTAACGGTTATTATCACTATTGAGCCAACAACTCCCACTCCCACTCCCACCCCCACCGGCCAGACCCCTTCACCAACAGCTACGCCGTCGCCAACCCCAACCGGCGGCACGTTAACCCCTACGGCTACGCCCTCACCATCGCCAACTCCAACCATCGGCACGCCAACGTCTACGGCTACCCCTTCGCTCACACTCACCCCCACCAACACCCCTTCGCCAACCCCAACCGGCCCGGCAGTAGGCTTATCGCCGGCCTTGCTCCAAGTTGGCCTTGAAGGAACCGGCCAAACCCGGGTTGAAGTGACCAATATCTCCGACTTGTACGGCGTTGATTTTCGTTTGACCTACGACCCGGCCGTAGTGGAAGTGGTTGACGCAGACCCCAATACCGATGGCGTTCAGGTGGGCGTGGGCGAGATTTTCCAGGAGGTGGAGTCGTTTGTGCTCAAGAACGAAGCCGGCGATGGGGTCATTAATTTTGTGGCCACCCGGCAAGGGCCGGCCCCGGTTTTTAGCGGGACAGGTGAGTTGGTTGAAATCACCTGGCGCGGCAAAACCGAAGGAGAAACCCCGCTTGAGTTTAGCCAGGTTAAGGTATCTAACCCGGATGGCTTACCTTTATCCGTAGCCGTTCAGAACGGTCAAATTGAGGTTGTTTTGCAAATTGTTATGCGCGGCTGGATTGAGTTTAGAGATGCCAACGATAGTTTTAGATGGGGTTGGGGCGACCCGCCGCCCGAAATTGGGCAGGCAGACGGTCAATTTGAAGTGGTGATAGACCCCACCACCGGCGCCTACGTTTTAACCGTCACTGTGCCGGGTTATCTCACCGTGGTCATCAAGGGGCAGGATTTTACCGACCTGAGCGATATTGATCTGGATGACATCATCCTGATTGGGGGTGAAGTGACCGGCGACGACTTGATAGACGTTTTTGACCTGACCTTTATTGGCAGTCGTTACGGGGGTTCTGAAGCTACAGCCGACATTAACCGTGATGGGATCACCGACATTTTTGATTTGACCCTGGCCGCGTCCAATTATGGACAGCAGGGTCCCGTTACGGTAGGCTTGGAGTTAGAATAA
- a CDS encoding S8 family serine peptidase translates to MEIRPFICGTKTAVISLTILMLALFSFIKQPVNSAQAQTPDAADVAAALDEAESVRVIVVLRTAEPGPATGLSVEAVAQAQQSVVAALPLHDFRPIQRFETLPGLVGEVTAPGLEILLNRPEVEAVALDLPVEAALTESVALIGADSVWAQLGFTGAGVNVAVLDTGLDPTHPDLADNLVAQKCFGHGICPPDNTAEGDLAWDGHGHGTHLAGIISGRGQSAPRGGAPDAGLVAVKVMSDSGSGFTSDVIAGIDWIIANQSQLKVKVINLSLGGGAYSGVCDNADANTQLYTQAIQAAREAGITIFAAAGNKGLANQMMAPACVSGVIAVGSTYDANLGPVTLGGCTDAQTTADQVTCISNSSPALDLLAPGAVIDSTALGGGQRRESGTSMATAHASAVAALMLSANTALTPLEIETILAETGVPITDSRNGRITPRVNALAAVSRVAGHQAAAVSGTVLLQGRTDHSGVQILLSEGPCAAALATASTTTTGPGGYFEIAALPAGQNQPYLQVVQSGYLTGQHNMPAGNLGVITLPGGDVTGDGLIDIFDLSFIALRYNGHDPSADITADGLVDVFDLVIAAGNYGREGPVKDWR, encoded by the coding sequence GTGGAAATACGTCCTTTTATTTGTGGCACAAAAACCGCCGTCATCAGCTTAACCATCCTGATGCTGGCGTTGTTTTCTTTTATAAAACAGCCGGTCAATTCTGCTCAGGCTCAAACGCCGGATGCAGCCGATGTTGCCGCAGCTCTGGATGAAGCCGAATCGGTTAGAGTGATTGTTGTCTTGCGGACAGCGGAGCCTGGGCCTGCCACCGGCTTGTCAGTAGAGGCAGTGGCCCAGGCCCAACAGTCAGTGGTGGCCGCCTTACCGCTTCACGACTTTCGCCCGATTCAACGGTTTGAAACTTTGCCCGGCCTGGTGGGTGAGGTGACGGCCCCGGGTCTGGAGATTTTGCTCAACCGGCCCGAAGTAGAAGCCGTCGCCCTCGATCTGCCGGTGGAGGCGGCCTTAACCGAGAGCGTGGCTTTGATTGGGGCCGATTCTGTTTGGGCCCAATTGGGTTTCACCGGGGCCGGGGTAAATGTGGCGGTGCTGGATACCGGCCTTGATCCTACTCACCCGGATTTGGCCGACAACCTGGTGGCGCAAAAATGTTTTGGCCACGGTATTTGTCCCCCTGATAATACGGCTGAAGGTGATCTTGCTTGGGATGGCCATGGCCACGGCACCCACCTGGCCGGTATCATCAGCGGGCGCGGCCAGAGCGCCCCGCGGGGGGGCGCCCCGGATGCGGGCCTGGTTGCCGTGAAAGTGATGAGCGATAGCGGCTCCGGTTTCACCTCCGATGTTATTGCCGGGATTGATTGGATCATAGCCAATCAATCCCAACTCAAGGTAAAAGTTATCAATCTGAGCCTGGGCGGCGGCGCGTATAGCGGGGTTTGTGATAATGCCGATGCCAACACTCAACTGTATACCCAGGCGATTCAGGCGGCCAGGGAAGCCGGGATTACAATTTTTGCGGCGGCGGGCAACAAAGGATTGGCCAACCAGATGATGGCCCCGGCCTGCGTGTCGGGCGTGATAGCCGTGGGCAGCACTTATGATGCTAACCTGGGTCCGGTCACGTTGGGCGGTTGTACCGATGCCCAGACCACGGCCGACCAGGTAACCTGCATCAGTAACAGCAGCCCCGCCCTGGATTTGCTTGCGCCCGGCGCAGTGATTGACTCAACCGCCCTGGGCGGCGGCCAGCGCCGCGAGTCCGGCACGTCAATGGCCACCGCCCACGCCTCGGCCGTGGCGGCCTTGATGTTGTCCGCCAACACCGCTCTGACCCCCCTTGAAATTGAAACAATTTTGGCTGAAACCGGCGTGCCCATCACCGACAGCCGCAACGGCCGGATAACTCCGCGCGTAAATGCGTTGGCCGCGGTCAGCCGGGTTGCCGGCCATCAGGCTGCGGCCGTTTCAGGAACCGTGTTATTGCAGGGCCGCACCGACCACAGCGGCGTCCAAATCCTTTTGAGTGAAGGCCCCTGCGCCGCTGCGCTGGCGACGGCCTCAACCACGACCACCGGCCCGGGCGGCTACTTTGAAATTGCGGCATTGCCTGCCGGGCAGAATCAGCCATACTTGCAAGTGGTTCAATCCGGTTATCTGACGGGCCAGCACAACATGCCCGCAGGCAATTTGGGCGTGATCACCTTGCCCGGCGGCGATGTGACCGGCGATGGTTTGATTGATATTTTTGACCTGTCTTTTATTGCCCTCCGTTACAACGGCCATGATCCCTCTGCCGATATCACGGCCGATGGCCTGGTAGACGTTTTTGATTTGGTGATTGCGGCGGGGAATTATGGCCGAGAGGGGCCAGTTAAGGATTGGCGGTAG
- the murA gene encoding UDP-N-acetylglucosamine 1-carboxyvinyltransferase gives MESFIIEGQAPLKGEVVPSGNKNAAFPLISAALLTDQPVTLRNLPDIGDVRTMLNIMEDLGVEVTHHSARHVTLRAGAIRTTTPDPTRFAKMRGALVLMGSLLAREGEVRLCQPGGDQIGRRRVDTHITALQALGAKFEYNGDFILKATRLRGQDILLEEASVTATENAVLAAALAKGTTILRNAASEPHVQDLCLMLNKMGAQIQGVGSNTLVIEGVESLKGVEFTLSSDYLEVGSFIALSAVTRGEILIKNAGLEHLRMTLMVYNRLGINPEIQGNDLFLPDDQLLVIMPDIGDAIPKIDDAPWPAFPADMMSVTLVAATQATGTVLFHEKMYESRLYFVDRLISMGARIVLCDPHRALVQGPSTLRGDRQGISSPDIRAGIALLIAALCAEGKTVIRNIGQIDRGYENIEEKLLKLGAKIKRTQD, from the coding sequence ATGGAATCGTTTATCATTGAAGGACAAGCGCCGCTCAAAGGCGAAGTTGTGCCCAGCGGCAATAAAAACGCAGCCTTTCCCCTGATTTCAGCGGCGCTGCTCACAGACCAGCCGGTAACGCTGCGCAACCTGCCCGATATCGGCGACGTGCGCACCATGCTCAACATCATGGAAGATTTGGGCGTAGAAGTTACGCACCACAGCGCGCGCCACGTCACCCTGCGCGCCGGCGCTATCCGCACCACCACGCCCGACCCAACCCGCTTTGCCAAAATGCGCGGCGCGCTGGTGTTAATGGGTTCGCTGCTGGCCAGAGAGGGCGAAGTCCGCCTTTGCCAACCGGGCGGCGACCAGATTGGGCGGCGGCGCGTGGACACGCACATCACGGCCTTGCAAGCCCTGGGCGCAAAGTTTGAATACAACGGCGATTTTATCCTCAAGGCCACCCGACTGCGCGGCCAAGACATTTTGCTGGAGGAAGCCAGCGTAACCGCCACCGAAAACGCCGTTCTGGCCGCGGCGCTGGCCAAAGGCACAACCATTCTGCGTAACGCCGCTTCTGAACCCCACGTGCAAGACCTGTGCCTGATGCTCAACAAAATGGGCGCTCAGATTCAAGGGGTGGGATCAAACACGCTGGTTATTGAAGGGGTTGAATCGCTCAAGGGGGTGGAGTTTACCCTCAGCTCGGACTACCTGGAAGTGGGCAGTTTTATCGCCCTGTCTGCCGTTACCAGGGGAGAGATTTTAATCAAAAACGCCGGGCTGGAACACCTGCGCATGACGCTGATGGTTTATAACCGCCTGGGCATCAACCCCGAAATCCAGGGGAACGATCTTTTTTTGCCCGACGATCAACTGCTGGTGATCATGCCCGATATCGGCGACGCTATTCCCAAAATTGACGACGCCCCCTGGCCCGCTTTCCCCGCCGACATGATGAGCGTGACCCTGGTTGCCGCCACCCAGGCCACGGGAACCGTGCTTTTTCACGAAAAAATGTACGAGAGTCGCCTTTATTTTGTGGACCGGCTGATCAGTATGGGGGCCAGGATTGTGCTGTGCGACCCCCACCGCGCCCTGGTGCAAGGCCCCAGCACCCTGCGCGGCGACCGGCAAGGCATCTCCAGCCCCGACATCCGGGCCGGCATCGCCCTGCTCATTGCCGCCCTCTGCGCCGAAGGCAAAACCGTAATTCGTAATATTGGCCAGATAGATCGGGGCTATGAAAATATTGAGGAGAAACTATTAAAACTGGGGGCCAAAATCAAACGCACCCAGGATTGA
- a CDS encoding PIN domain-containing protein: MLILLDTNILLDVLLDRQPWAIEAATIWQANEEGRIVGHLVASTLTDIFYIAHRLANLETARKAVHLCLETFEICPVDRKTLQQAYALPGNDFEDNLQIACAHMANLNAIVSRDSTGFKAATIPVLTPTELLAQLE, from the coding sequence ATGCTTATTCTACTGGATACCAATATCTTGCTTGATGTTTTGTTAGATCGACAGCCGTGGGCCATAGAAGCAGCCACTATTTGGCAGGCAAATGAGGAGGGACGGATTGTGGGACACCTTGTTGCTTCCACTCTGACCGATATTTTTTACATTGCTCATCGTTTGGCCAATTTGGAAACTGCCCGTAAGGCGGTCCACCTCTGTCTGGAAACGTTCGAAATCTGCCCCGTTGATCGAAAAACTCTGCAACAAGCCTACGCGCTGCCGGGTAACGATTTTGAAGACAACTTGCAAATTGCTTGCGCCCACATGGCCAACCTCAACGCTATTGTGTCCCGAGATAGCACCGGGTTTAAGGCTGCAACTATCCCGGTATTGACTCCCACAGAATTATTGGCTCAGCTTGAGTAA
- a CDS encoding N-acetylmuramoyl-L-alanine amidase, with translation MKKLLIPHFLKWAIGLLLLLIMLIGVAPTLAHQLQRNGQPDFSGVSQAAANGNAVVELRETHLDVTYFAKNGRMDGVTLTPTGLHLAEGESRGSYTSGIIHSPLAFTTDIVPLWEVEVEQAEFRVETRLTFDNGASWTEWQENPEAFYPVRDNLHGGHLIWVGRNLTALQFRVTLFNNAMGTSSHFKNLTLVFSDTSQGPNDSEIAGQMSGASTTGSICPPQKPPVVSRTHWGCPDGQHSPRRLPLYHPVTHVIIHQAETPNHTDPYYNWASWVRSVWNYHTNVLGWGDVGYNYLIDPNGVIYEGRAGGDDVVGIHDRHNYGSMAIGFLGCYGGCDDPALNVAEPDQMILDEAANLIAWKLGQKDIDPFSSGPYGHLPNVPVIAGGQDVAPTTSPGDSLYIKLPELRAMTAEKIKCELQTCQITGFEFDKEIYNTGETIDMNIWLADSQGMPLIDAQVEAKLTRHPLTVQPLTELLADGPADDNFLLTDEGWGKYVGHYAQTESVGAYHFTFTARDPTGERFLSCIASPAPVVVVDNTTPVPPSATPTPTITPGTPFPSPTPTPSPSSTGIAPTATPTATPSPTPTPDITGPIVKVIPENLIIPVRTTQETTAINIENVSNLAAVHIEVVYDPNVLQVLDANEKKEGVQVWVNDAFANGFIAKNIVDSINGRITVAVTLIGSDKIDGNSNLITVDWQPKTVGVSNIVLENLILANVNGQVIPFTPQHGRAEVVDDHAGTSGVVTLQGRTKHSGILVTNSAGQQTQTQDDGSFFVTGNDTLKFQFPGYLSAQANVRVGLELSQIDNGAAFQTSHLEEIILLAGDINADDVIDILDLAYIASAYASANPTANLNADSVVDIFDLVIAAGNYGKHSRVEDWK, from the coding sequence ATGAAAAAGTTATTAATACCCCATTTTTTGAAATGGGCAATTGGTTTGTTATTACTTTTGATAATGCTGATCGGAGTTGCGCCAACGTTGGCTCACCAGCTTCAACGTAATGGCCAGCCTGATTTTTCCGGCGTCAGCCAGGCTGCTGCCAATGGAAATGCTGTTGTTGAATTGCGCGAAACTCATCTCGATGTTACCTATTTTGCGAAAAATGGCCGTATGGATGGAGTAACGCTAACACCCACCGGACTGCATTTGGCCGAGGGCGAAAGCAGAGGAAGTTATACATCCGGTATCATTCACAGCCCCCTGGCTTTTACTACCGATATTGTCCCTCTTTGGGAGGTTGAAGTGGAACAGGCAGAATTCCGTGTGGAAACACGCTTGACTTTTGATAATGGCGCCTCCTGGACCGAATGGCAAGAAAATCCTGAAGCCTTCTATCCGGTGCGCGATAATCTACACGGTGGGCATCTCATCTGGGTTGGGCGTAACCTGACAGCCTTACAGTTTCGAGTAACCCTGTTCAATAACGCGATGGGCACTTCATCTCATTTCAAGAATCTGACCCTGGTTTTCAGCGATACCAGTCAGGGGCCGAACGATAGCGAGATTGCGGGGCAAATGAGTGGAGCCAGCACAACCGGCTCAATTTGCCCGCCGCAAAAACCGCCTGTTGTTTCACGGACCCACTGGGGCTGCCCCGATGGTCAACACAGCCCTCGCCGCCTGCCGCTCTACCATCCGGTGACGCACGTTATCATTCATCAGGCCGAAACACCCAACCATACCGACCCGTACTACAACTGGGCCAGTTGGGTGCGCTCAGTTTGGAATTACCATACCAATGTGTTGGGCTGGGGCGACGTGGGTTACAATTATCTCATTGACCCCAACGGCGTTATTTATGAGGGCCGGGCCGGAGGCGATGATGTGGTGGGCATTCACGACAGGCACAATTACGGTTCTATGGCCATTGGCTTCCTGGGTTGCTATGGCGGCTGCGATGACCCTGCTTTAAATGTAGCCGAACCAGACCAGATGATATTGGATGAAGCGGCCAATTTGATAGCCTGGAAATTGGGGCAAAAGGATATTGACCCTTTCAGCAGCGGCCCCTATGGTCATTTGCCCAATGTGCCCGTAATTGCCGGAGGGCAAGATGTCGCGCCAACCACCTCTCCAGGGGATAGTTTGTATATCAAACTGCCTGAACTGCGGGCTATGACGGCAGAAAAAATCAAATGCGAGCTACAGACATGTCAAATTACCGGCTTTGAATTCGATAAAGAAATCTACAACACAGGTGAAACCATTGATATGAACATCTGGCTGGCCGATAGCCAGGGGATGCCGCTGATTGATGCCCAAGTAGAAGCCAAGCTAACCCGACATCCTCTAACCGTACAACCCCTGACCGAACTTTTGGCGGATGGGCCGGCAGATGATAATTTTCTTTTAACAGATGAAGGATGGGGCAAATATGTTGGCCATTATGCTCAAACCGAGAGTGTTGGAGCCTATCATTTCACCTTCACCGCCCGCGATCCAACCGGCGAACGATTTTTGTCCTGTATCGCCTCGCCGGCCCCTGTTGTGGTTGTTGACAACACCACGCCTGTTCCACCGTCTGCAACCCCAACACCTACGATCACCCCTGGCACGCCATTCCCCAGCCCAACCCCAACACCTTCACCATCTTCAACCGGTATTGCGCCTACTGCTACGCCAACAGCTACACCCAGCCCAACCCCAACGCCGGATATTACCGGGCCAATTGTCAAAGTTATCCCTGAAAATTTGATAATACCTGTTCGTACTACTCAGGAGACAACGGCGATCAACATCGAAAATGTTTCCAACCTGGCTGCCGTGCATATAGAAGTTGTGTATGATCCAAATGTGTTGCAAGTGCTTGACGCCAACGAAAAAAAAGAAGGCGTACAGGTGTGGGTTAATGATGCTTTTGCTAACGGCTTCATTGCTAAAAACATCGTTGATTCGATCAATGGCCGCATTACTGTTGCGGTTACGCTTATAGGCAGCGATAAAATTGATGGAAACAGCAATTTGATAACAGTTGATTGGCAACCTAAAACTGTGGGCGTTAGCAACATTGTTTTGGAGAATCTCATTCTGGCCAATGTCAACGGACAGGTGATACCGTTCACCCCCCAACATGGCCGGGCAGAAGTAGTGGATGATCATGCCGGAACTTCAGGAGTGGTAACATTGCAAGGCCGTACCAAACACAGCGGTATTCTTGTAACCAACAGCGCAGGACAACAAACGCAAACTCAAGATGATGGCTCTTTCTTTGTTACGGGCAATGACACGCTCAAATTTCAGTTTCCCGGTTATTTATCGGCCCAGGCTAATGTTCGAGTAGGATTGGAATTAAGTCAGATAGATAACGGAGCCGCTTTCCAAACATCGCATCTGGAAGAAATAATCTTGCTGGCTGGGGATATTAATGCCGATGACGTGATAGATATTCTCGATTTAGCCTATATTGCTTCTGCTTATGCCAGCGCCAACCCAACGGCCAACCTTAATGCCGATAGCGTTGTTGATATTTTTGACCTGGTAATTGCAGCGGGGAATTATGGCAAACATAGCCGGGTAGAGGATTGGAAATGA
- a CDS encoding DUF2617 family protein produces the protein MFEFKNLALQDVTFALCAQSVPLDEFKVVAHRDFEIDRQSRGSVSIIGQSHVLRFSRGAEALSEILLCVPYDLTAYSPINQTKSSANFRFSLELGHLKYATRVSTTVAAAPDEWLKISGPFQQNANALTFHFPPGPLPYPPLTSLVWRIGRAAVTVKSIHTFPAENALVKTHTRLNWA, from the coding sequence ATGTTTGAATTCAAAAATCTGGCCCTGCAAGACGTAACCTTTGCGCTATGCGCCCAGAGCGTGCCTCTGGACGAATTTAAGGTTGTGGCTCATAGAGACTTTGAAATTGACCGGCAGAGCCGGGGGAGTGTCTCCATCATCGGCCAAAGTCACGTTTTGCGGTTTTCCAGAGGCGCGGAGGCGTTATCGGAAATTTTACTGTGCGTGCCGTATGACCTTACGGCCTACAGCCCCATTAACCAGACCAAGTCGTCGGCCAATTTTCGCTTTAGCCTTGAGCTTGGCCACCTTAAATATGCCACCCGCGTTTCCACCACAGTGGCGGCTGCGCCGGATGAGTGGCTCAAAATATCCGGCCCGTTCCAGCAAAACGCCAATGCGTTGACGTTCCATTTTCCGCCAGGCCCGCTGCCGTACCCGCCGCTAACCTCGCTGGTTTGGCGCATTGGCCGGGCGGCTGTCACGGTCAAGTCAATTCATACTTTTCCGGCTGAAAATGCCCTGGTCAAAACCCACACTCGCTTAAATTGGGCCTGA